One window of Medicago truncatula cultivar Jemalong A17 chromosome 2, MtrunA17r5.0-ANR, whole genome shotgun sequence genomic DNA carries:
- the LOC11429901 gene encoding protein NUCLEAR FUSION DEFECTIVE 4, whose protein sequence is MNWLTNRWTGVAAAIWIQSSCGASYTFSIYSPLLKSTQHYSQSTLDTVSVFKDIGANFGVLSGLLYSAVTPYGDGPSSSKKSRWNSLGGPWIVVAAGAVQCFVGFLFMWGCVVGLIEDVPVPVMCFFAWLSANGQTFLNTTNVVTGLRNFPEYSGTIIGIMKGFLGLSGAILIQLYHTFFDGDPATFLLMLACLPAFISVLFMFLLRIYQVQDCDYKKHLDGFSVVTVIIVVYLMFTIVLQNFVSLPYWARVFTFTVLMVLLASPFGIAVKAHWEDSRMFSQAHSIETTAPTIEYQELPSEEVQVQDTSDNTLLVEEEMNLLQAMCTVEFWMLFVTMIAGLGSGLSMINNMSQIGESLGYSTIQIGNMVSLWSMWNFLGRFGGGHVSDYIMHKRGWPRPLLLTVTLGVTILGHLIIASGFPGNFYLGPVLVGICYGTNWSLMPTVTSEIFGVKHMGTIFNAIAAASPLGSYILSVKVVGNIYDKEASEEDNSCFGIHCFRLSFLILAGVTFVAFLVSLALYFRTRRFYKLVVLKRLKHYVR, encoded by the exons ATGAATTGGTTAACAAACCGTTGGACCGGCGTCGCCGCCGCAATATGGATCCAATCAAGCTGCGGCGCCTCCTACACCTTCAGCATCTACTCTCCTCTCCTCAAATCAACCCAACACTACTCCCAATCCACACTCGACACCGTTTCCGTTTTCAAAGACATCGGCGCCAACTTTGGCGTTCTTTCCGGCCTCCTTTACTCCGCCGTTACGCCTTACGGTGATGGCCCATCATCGTCTAAGAAGTCTAGATGGAATTCTCTTGGTGGGCCATGGATTGTTGTGGCTGCTGGTGCTGTTCAGTGTTTTGTTGGGTTTTTGTTTATGTGGGGTTGTGTTGTTGGGTTGATTGAGGATGTTCCTGTTCCtgttatgtgtttttttgcTTGGCTTTCTGCTAATGGACAAACTTTTTTGAATACTACTAATGTTGTTACTGGCTTGAGGAATTTTCCGGAGTATAGTGGGACTATCATTGGGATTATGAAG GGTTTTCTTGGGCTTAGTGGAGCTATCCTGATTCAACTGTACCACACATTTTTCGATGGTGACCCAGCCACCTTCCTTCTGATGCTAGCTTGCTTACCTGCATTCATCtctgtgttgtttatgtttctGTTGAGGATCTATCAAGTGCAAGACTGTGATTACAAGAAGCATTTAGATGGTTTTTCTGTGGTCACTGTCATTATTGTTGTGTATCTCATGTTCACAATAGTTTTGCAAAACTTCGTGAGCTTACCGTATTGGGCACGGGTTTTTACATTCACAGTCCTTATGGTTTTACTAGCATCACCTTTTGGCATTGCTGTGAAAGCTCATTGGGAGGACTCGAGGATGTTTTCACAAGCTCACTCCATTGAGACTACTGCCCCCACGATAGAATACCAAGAGCTACCTAGCGAGGAGGTGCAAGTACAGGATACTTCAGATAATACATTGCTcgttgaagaagaaatgaattTATTACAAGCTATGTGTACAGTTGAGTTTTGGATGTTGTTTGTGACCATGATTGCCGGTTTGGGTTCTGGGCTTTcaatgataaataatatgaGCCAAATAGGAGAATCTCTTGGGTATAGCACTATTCAGATTGGCAATATGGTGTCATTGTGGAGTATGTGGAATTTTCTCGGCCGTTTTGGTGGCGGCCATGTATCCGATTATATCATGCACAAAAGAGGTTGGCCACGGCCCCTGCTATTGACCGTAACTCTGGGGGTTACAATTCTTGGTCATTTAATCATAGCTTCTGGTTTCCCTGGAAATTTTTATTTGGGTCCTGTCCTGGTGGGAATATGCTATGGTACAAATTGGTCCTTAATGCCAACAGTCACTTCTGAGATATTTGGTGTGAAACACATGGGTACCATTTTCAATGCTATTGCTGCAGCGAGTCCACTTGGGTCTTATATACTTTCTGTGAAAGTTGTTGGAAATATATATGACAAGGAAGCCAGTGAAGAAGATAACTCCTGCTTCGGCATCCACTGTTTCAGATTGTCATTTCTGATCCTGGCCGGTGTGACTTTTGTAGCGTTTTTGGTCAGTCTGGCATTGTATTTCCGGACCCGAAGGTTCTATAAACTAGTTGTCCTTAAAAGATTGAAACATTATGTGCGATGA